The Panthera leo isolate Ple1 chromosome C2, P.leo_Ple1_pat1.1, whole genome shotgun sequence genome window below encodes:
- the JAM2 gene encoding junctional adhesion molecule B isoform X2: MSSRLEWKKLGRSVSFVYYQQSLQGDFKYRAEMIDFSIRIKNVTRNDAGKYRCEISAPSKKGQNLEEDTVTLEVLVAPAVPLCNVPSSALSGTVVELRCHDKEGNPAPEYTWFKDGVNLLENPRRGPQGSNSSYTMNTKSGTLQFNTVSKLDSGEYFCEAHNSVGRRRCHAKRMQVDNLNIRGIIAAVVGVAFVISVCGLGVCYAQRKGYFSRNGNTAVNKTDQITLCLTELTLKKMDNTHKCKLCSLSDCHSIMAKTKAGEVILHLKPPQ; the protein is encoded by the exons gtGATTTTAAATATCGAGCTGAGATGATAGATTTCAGTATACGGATCAAAAATGTTACAAGAAATGATGCTGGGAAATATCGTTGTGAAATTAGTGCCCCATCTAAGAAAGGCCAAAACCTGGAAGAAGATACGGTTACTCTGGAAGTACTAG TGGCTCCAGCAGTACCGTTGTGTAACgtccccagctctgctctgagtgGAACTGTGGTAGAGCTGCGATGTCACGACAAAGAAGGGAATCCAGCTCCTGAGTACACGTGGTTTAAAGATGGCGTCAATTTGTTAGAGAATCCGAGACGTGGCCCCCAAGGCAGCAACAGCTCATATACAATGAATACAAAATCTGGGACTCTG CAATTTAACACTGTTTCAAAACTAGACAGTGGAGAATATTTCTGTGAAGCCCATAATTCCGTGGGACGTCGCAGGTGTCACGCGAAGCGAATGCAAGTAG ACAATCTCAACATACGTGGCATCATAGCAGCTGTAGTAGGTGTGGCCTTTGTGATTTCTGTTTGTGGCCTTGGTGTGTGCTATGCTCAGAGGAAAGGCTACTTTTCAA GGAATGGCAATAcggcagtgaacaaaacagaccaaataaCTCTCTGCCTCACGGAGCTTACATTGAAAAAGATGGACAATACACACAAATGTAAACTCTGCAGTTTGTCAGATTGTCATAGTATTATGGCGAAAACTAAAGCGG GAGAAGTAATTCTGCATCTAAAGCCACCACAATGA